The Acetobacter sp. DNA window TACGGGCCGCAGGATCCGGCGCTGCATACCAGGCTCCGGCTACAGCTCCCAGCTTTCCAGCGAAGGCCCCCCACAGACCCGGCCCCATGAGACGGACATCACTGGAACAAACCTGATTGGCCTTGAGTGCATCAATCACGTTTTTCAGAGCCAGCCCCGTATCGGCCAGAAGGAGGGCATCGAACGGAGGAGCCGACAAGGTTGAAGAAGATGTATCGGAAGGCGTCGCTTTTGCAGCCTGCTCTGGAGGAGAGGCTTTTGGGTCACCCGGAGACTGGGCGTCAGCTTTCACACTTGCCTTCGAAGCTGACGACAGGGCTGCCGCCAGATCCTCGGGCAGGTCCTGCGCAGGCCCTGTCGTCTGGCCGGATGCTGTTGCGACCCGGCTGTCATAGGCGCTCAGAGTGGCCAGTCCGCTTCGGATCGCTTCAGAGCCGCCGGCATGATAGACGACCAGTGGGTCTGCAAGACTACCTTCACGACAGGAGCGCACGAGTGCGTCGCCCATAGCGTGACCCAGCGGTGTGTCAGGCAGAAAAGCCGCAAAGTGATGGCGGCCTTCCTGCCTTGCAGCATCGACGAGACGCGAAACCTGCTGTTGCGGCGTAATGCCGAACACCCAGACCCCGAGACGGGCCTGCGCCAGATCACTGGTGAAGGCAATAACCGGAATACCGGCGCGCAGAGCCATTGGGCTGATGGACGCCGTATCAACGCTGGTCAGAGGCCCAAGAACGATACCATCCCCGGATGCAATAGCTGCCTGCATGGCCTGCGCAGCGCCGCCTGCCCGCGCCGTATCATGGATGTCGAGCTTGGGGGGAGGCAGTGTCCCGCTCTGCTTTGACAGCGCCAGTTTTGCGGCAGCCAGCATTTCATTGCCGAGCACCCCGTTCGCTCCGGTCAGAGGCAGCAGCACCCCGACATTCGGAGCCGACACGGTTTGATCGCTCCCAGCAAGCCCTCCCGGACCGCTGGTGCCCCCCGAACTACAGGCAGCGAGCGCCAGAAGCGCCACGCCCGAAAGGTGACGCGCAAGGTTTCGGCTGGTATGCCGCAGAATACTGCGCGTTACGTTCCTCTTGCCGACAGGCCGCATCGTAACGTCACAACCATGTATTTTAGTATCAGCCGCCTCTCGCGACAGGAACCTGCATGTCCGATCCATCGTCCGCCTCTTCATATGAACGGTTGCCTGTCGGGCCACAGGCGGAGGGTTACCCTGATGATGCTTCCTCCCATAGCGAAGGAATGCGGCTGCGTCATGTCCGGTCTGAAGAAGAGACCGACGAGGATGAACCGGCCGCGCCCAAGAAAGGCGGGCTTCTGACTCTCGTCGCCACGCCGATCGGCAATCTCGGCGATCTTTCGCCTCGTGCGGTTCAGGCCATGAGATCAGCAGATCTTGTGCTCTGCGAGGATACGCGTGTGACGGCGCGTCTGTTCACTGAGCACAACATCAGCACGCGCGCTGAACCTCTCCATGAACACAACGAACGGCAGCGGGTTCCGGGGTTGATCGACCGCCTTCTGGGAGGGCAGCAGATTGCTCTTGTCTCAGACGCGGGAATGCCCCTCCTGTCCGACCCCGGATATCGGCTGGTGCGCGCCGCAATCGACGCGGACATCACCATCACCGCTGTTCCGGGTCCGAATGCCGCACTGACAGGCCTCGTCCTTTCAGGTCTGCCCCCTCATCCCTTTCTTTTTGTGGGTTTTGCTCCGCCGCGAAGCGCTGCCCGAAAGGAGAGTTTCGCCACTCTGCATGCCGCGGAAAGAGCGGGCCTGAGAGCCACGCTCATATGGCACGAAGCCCCTCATCGTCTGGCGGAAATGCTCAGCGATCTGAAAGACATTTTCGGCGCGGACCGCTCTGCTGTAGTTGCGCGGGAACTGACAAAGCGTTTTGAAGAAGCCAAACGCGGCACGCTCGGCGCCTTGGCCTCTTTCTATGCAGAAACGGTGGCCAGAGGCGAAATCACGGTTCTCGTTGGCCCATTCGATGAACTCGAACAGGATGCCGACACTCTGGATGACCAGCTTGAAACAGCACTGGCCAGTCAGTCAGTTAAAGATGCCGCTGCTCTTGTGGCCAAAGCCAATGGCCTGCCGAAAAAGACTGTCTACGCCCGCGCACTCGAACTCATGGCGCTGCGACAGAAGAACGGAGATTAACTCCATTCAACCGCGGACAGGGCAGAGGTGTGTTCATTAGCTGAGTTGCGCAGCTTGAAATTCGTGACCAGTTGCAGCAGTTGGGATGAACTCACCTCAAGCTCCTGACCTATCTTGATCGTGTTGTGCAGAACGGAAGCACTCCGTTTTGTATCCTGCGCAAGCCGCAGCGTATCCCGGCTGATTTCATCAACACGCGTCGCCTGCGTGGCTGATGCTTCCGCGATCTGACCAATCAGCCCCCCAACACTTTCAACCGAACTCCTTGTGTTGCCAATGGCGCTTCCCGCAGCGCCAGCCAGCTTCACTCCCTCTTCGACATCCCTGACACTCAGAGAGACAAGAGACTTGATCTGTTTGGCGGCATCAGCTGAGCGACCGGCCAGAGCACGCACCTCCTGGGCAACGACCCCAAAACCTTTTCCGGCATCGCCAGCGCGCGCCGCCTCTACTCCGGCATTCAGAGCCAGCAGATTGGTTTGCAGAGCGATTTCATCAATCATTCCGATAATCTGGCTGATCTGACCGGATGAAACCGAAATCTTTGTAATTGCGACAGAGGCGTCGGACACGATCTCCTGCCCTCTTTCCGCTTCCTTGCAACAGCTCTTTACTGCCTTGTCCGCATTAACCGTCTGATCAGCGACCTTTTTGACAGAAACCGTCACATCTTCGATCGTGTGAACGATCGTATCAAGACCGCTGACCTGCACAGTCATCTGTTGCGCAACCTTACGGCTCGCCTCACCCACAGCGCGCCCATCGGATTCCACTTTTTCGGCGGTTTCCCGAACGGAGGAAATCAACCCACCAAGACCATTCAGCAACTTTTCAAAAGCGCTTCCCAGTCGCGGGGATTTTTCCCACAACTTGGCGTCCACTGACTGGACAAGATTGCCCTCCGCCACCCGCTCAAGAGCTATGGCCAGCATTTCAAGAGCTTCTTCCTGCTCCTGTTTCGCCATTTTCCGCTGTTTTTCAAGCTCGTTGAGGGCTGACGTCACCGCCAGCTCCATGTCCAGCATCGTCGCCTTGACCAGCAGGCCAAGATCTCTGGCAAGTTTCTTTTCATTCCCTGTGATCCGGGGCTTTCGAACGAACCCTCCCCCCACGACCTTGGGCCAGTCCTCCTGAACGATTGCTTCAACGATATACTCGATAATCAGGGAATTGCCCGCGATATACCATCTGGGGTCAAGTCCGATACGGGCATGCGTGACCCCGATCCGTTCCACATCACGAAAATAATCGGCCCCGAACCGTCCGGTGACTATTTTCCTCCAGTGCTGATACTGCTTCGAGCTTGCGTCCGCCTTCTGTTCCTCACTTGTAAAAAAGTGGGCGACCTCAGGAGTTTCGCTGATTCTGATGTAAAAATCATTCAGAGCCCGGGGGAGAGCCCGGGAAATAACCCCGACAAGTCCTTCCAACTGATCAAGTTCCGCTTTCCCCAGACCGAGAAAGCTGAGTCTGCTGTCGATATCAAGGACTTTATGATCGCTGGTCATGTAGCCTGTTCTCTCGGTTGCACAATCGGCTAAGCACCCAAGCTGCCATCGGAATTGAGCTACAGGTTGAACCGAAATTCATGGATAAATCTTTAACTTCCCATGAAACGCCTCTGGCACCGTTTCTTCGAAATAAAGATGAAAAGAAGCTCAGGTAAATACATTGCAAAAAGCATATAAAGATCACAGCTTCGCGAGATTCCACCCCCGAACCTTCATCAATCGCTAGTCTGGATAAAATCTTTACCGGAGCCAGATATGAACGACACCTTTACAATTCGGGATATCCCCATAGGCGTTAACGCCGAGGGCGTGCGCGTTGAGGCCGATTCAATGGGCAAGATAGGGGTGCCCGCACAGCACTACTGGGGTGCACAGACCCAGAGAAGCCTTGTTCATTTTTCAATCGGCAGAGATGTCATGCCGATTGAGCTCTGCCGGGCCTATGGAGTTGTCAAAAAGGCCGCTGCTCTGGTCAATCTTGCCGAGGACAGGCTTCCTCAGTGGAAAGCGGATGCCATCGTTCGCGCCTGTGACGAGGTCATTGAGGGCAGGCTCGACAGCGAATTTCCTCTTTTCGTCTGGCAAACCGGGTCCGGCACCCAGACCAACATGAACACGAATGAAGTGATCGCCAACCGGGCAATCCAGCTTCTCGGCGGTGAAATCGGCTCCAAAAAACCCGTTCACCCCAACGACGACGTGAACATGGGACAGTCGAGCAATGACTCCTTCCCCACGACCATGCATGTCGTGACGCTGCTGGAAATCGAGAATACTCTCATTCCCCGGATTGAAGCACTGGTTGGTGCCATCCGCAGCAAATCCGAACAGTGGATGGATGTCGTCAAGGTTGGCCGCACCCATCTTCAGGATGCTGTGCCGCTCACCGTCGGGCAGGAATGGTCCGGCTGGGCCCAGCAGCTTGAAGATGCTCTCGATGCTTTAAAAGCCTCCATTCCGGGACTGGCTCAGCTTGCCGCCGGAGGCACGGCCGTCGGCACCGGCCTGAATGCTCCTTCGGGATTCAGCAGAGCGATTGCCGCAAAAATTGCCGAGCTGACCGGTAAACCCTTTGTCACCGCTCCGAACAAATTTGCCGCGCTTGGTGGTCTGGATGCCATGGTCAGGGCGTCCGCAGGGCTTCGAGGGCTTGCCGTGGTACTGATGAAAATCGCCAATGACATGCGCTGGCTTGGCTCCGGGCCACGCTGTGGACTGGGTGAGCTTCATCTCCCTGAGAACGAACCCGGCTCTTCCATCATGCCCGGCAAGGTCAACCCGACCCAGTGCGAAGCGATGGTCATGATTGCGACGCAGGTCATGGGCAATGATGCCGCCGTGGCCTTTGCGGGTGCGCAGGGTAATCTTGAACTCAACGTCATGAGGCCGGTCGTCGTTTCAAACGTGCTCCACGCCATTCGCATTCTGGCTGACGGATGCCACAATTTCCGCATCTTTTCCGTGGACGGCACCACGCTCAACGAAAAAAACCTTCAGAAATACATTGAAGACTCCGTCATGCTGGTAACGGCCCTCAATCCGGCTGTCGGTTATGACAAGGCGGCGGCCATCGCGCATCGCGCCATGGAGAAAGGTGAGACGCTTCGGGAGGCCGCCCTCGCGTCCGGCGTGGATGAAGAGACTTTCAACAGGTATGTGAATCCGAAGCTAATGGTCGGTCGGGGACTTGAAGGAGCCTGAGCGTTCTTCCTCGTCATACCATCAGACATGATCTCTAAAATAAGAAATCGATAATTTCGTCTATAATTATATATTTATAGACGAAATTGCGCCTTATTTTTTAATTTATACGTATAAAATATGATATTTTGATTTTTAATTTATACTACCCTTTCCAGATCGTCGTCAGTGAAACCTTATTAGTTCTTGTATTTACTTTATATATTAAATTTTCGTCCGGATTTTTCGTTCTGATATTTATATAAATCCAAAAAATTAACAATCTGTAATATCTTCTCAATGACAAAAATGATGTATTATTTTTTCCAGATTACTGAGAGGAAAACTTCCTCAGGCAATCCAACGGTAACAAAACATGCAAAAGGCTGAGCGTTATCATGGTACAGAATGCCACTGACTATTTCACGGGACAGACATCGACTGACTTTCTGAACCCGACAAACTGGAATTCAGGCCAGTTGCCGACAGATTATCATGAGATCAACATAACCGGGACAGAATCGGCTCCTGTCACAGCCGTCATCGGCAGCGCCTACACCACTGAAGTTCCCAGCCTGACCATTGGCGATTACGGGACGTTGAAAATTACCGCCTGCGACAGCTCCAGCGCCTCGGCCACTCCCGTCTTTACAGCATCCGCACTACAGATTTTCGACACAGGCAGTCTTATTATCGACACAGCTTCACCGGTTCAGTTGGGGATCAACCATATTTCCGGAACCCTGACGATTGATGACAGCTCCAATGTCACCATCACAAGCGGCAGCCTTTCAGGCAACGGCACGATCAACCTGAACCATTCCACGCTGGGCTCGGAATCTGCGGGGGTCGTTCTGGACAGCCTGATGACCGTCAATCTGGCGGGAGGCAGCACTGTCTACACACAGGGGAACGGAACGGGCGGCACTGTCAATTTCGATCCCTCGACACAGAACATGGTTGTGCTCGATCAGAACTATTCAAACGTAAGCACTGTTTTCAACAATGTTTCCGAGAACTCTGAATTCGCCATCAATGGTTCGAGTGGTGTCGTTCCTGTCTCTGCCAGCTACTCCGCCAACAGCAACGGCAGCTATACGCTGACAATCGCGACAAGTGACAATCAGACCATCACACTCGGCAACATCAATACGGAAAATGGCTATACGCCCGGTTCCCTGACAGTCACGCTGGACAAGGCTGGTGATTATGTGATCGCCGACAGCAACCTGTCTTCCTCGATTGTCAGCGGATGGCCGCCGGGCCATGATCACACCAGTTCCTGTGATGACAACACGGGAGGCGGCTGTAACAACGGTGGTGGAAGTGAGCATCATCACCACAATGACGGCTGCACGACACCGACATGGTGGGGCGGCCACGGTTCCTGCTCCAACAACAGCCCTTCGCCACTTCCCTGGCAGGGTCACGGAGACTGCTCCGGTCACTCCTCCTCCGGCAACGACAAGAACTTCTGGGACTGCGTCGGCAAGGATCATTACAGCGGCTGTAAATCCGACTGGAGCCACTGGACGAACACCACTCCCTACAAGGGTGGCTGCGGAAGCCAGTTCGACCCATGGCATGGCGGCAACTCGACGCCGGCAGCCTTTCCGGATTGCAATCAGCACGCACACTGGACGGGCACATTCGCCCATGCCTGTGGCTGATAAAAAAAGGGCGAGGAATAATCCTCGCCCCCATCTGGTGTTTTCCTGTCCGGATAGAAACGTCACACCACAGGGTGTGACGTTTCTCCAGAATGGCTCACTTCGTCACGGCGCCTTTGCTTCATCTGGCAGCGCGTAGGCGATGACATAATCACCAAGCTTCGTGCCAAACGAACCATGCCCGCCCGCAGCCGTCACAATGAACTGACGTCCATTCTGCTCGTAGGTCATCGGCGTTGACTGACCACCCGCAGGCAGACGGTCTTCCCAGAGCTGCTGCCCCGTCGTCATGTCATAGGCACGGATGTAATCGTCGGCTGTGGCAGTCAGAAACGCCACGCCGCCCGCCGTCGCTATCGGCCCTCCCAGACCGGGGATGCCGACCTTGAAGCCGAACGGCAGGGGCGAACTGTCACGGGTGGTGCCGTTTCGATGCATCCAGACAATCCTGTTCGTCTTGAGATCAATGCCCGCGACATAGCCCCATCCGGGCTGTTTACAGGGTATGCCAAACGGCGACAGGAACGGATTCAACTCGACACCAAACGGCGTGCCGTATTGTGGCTGGATGCCGATTTCTCCCCCTGAAGGACCACCGCCCTCCGCCGGAACTGCCGGGTTGCGGGGACCACGAGGCACCAACTTCGAGACAAAAGGAATGGCGATGGGGTTGGCGAAGGCGATCTGCCGGACAGGATCAACCGCCAGACCACCCCATTCGAACATGCCGAGATTGCCCGGAAACACGAGCGTTCCCTGCGTGGAAGGCGGTGTGAACGGCCCTTCATAACGTAGCGACTTGAACAGGATGCGGCAGACAAGCTGATCCAGCATGGTCGCCCCCCACATGTCCGCATCCGTCAGATTTTTCTTCGGACGGAATGTCAGTTCGGAATAAGGCTGTGTAGGGGAGAGATGGTCGCCCACCACCGCACCCTGCGGCACAGGGGTTTCCGGAGCAGGCACCACGGGCACCCCCGTACGGCGATCCAGCACGAAGATATTGCCGGTCTTGGCCGGAGCGTAGATTGCCGGAACAACAGTGCCGTCAGCCTGATGAATGTCCACAAGACTCGGCTGGGACGGAATATCCATATCCCACAGATCATGATGCACGGTCTGATAGAACCAGACCTTTTCCCCGGTGTCCGCATTCAGCGCCAGCAGACCGGACGCATAACGCTCCTGATCCGCCGAACGGTGGCCGCCCCAGATGTCAGGCGTGGAAACACCCGTCGGGATATAGATCAGGTTCAGCTTCTCGTCATAGGACGAGGTTATCCACGAGTTCGGGGAGTTGACGACATATTTATGCGTATCGGAAGGCAGCACGTTCGGATCGGGGTTGCCGGTGTCAAACGCCCAGACGAGTTGACCGGTGTGCAGGTCGAAACCGCGTGTCACACCTGACGGCTCATGTGTGGAATAATTGTCGGTCACGGCGCCCGAGATGATGACGAGCCTGCCCGTCACAACCGGCGGGGATGTCGGTTCATAGAAACCAAGCTCCCTCATCGGCATGCCGTCGGTCAGATCAATCTCGCCGTTCCTACCGAAAGCCGAGCAGCGCGCACCGGTCTTCGCATTGATGGCGAACAGACGCCCGTCATTGGTCGGCAGGAAGATGCGGGAGGCACAATCGTCAGTAGCGTCGGTTGTTTCCGCATAGGACACGCCACGGCAGGTCATGTGCTGGAAAGTGGAATTATATCTGATCTGCGGATCGAAGACCCATTTCTGCTGTCCGGTCGCGGCATCCAGAGCGAACAGCTTCTGATGCGGAGAACAGAGATAGACCGTGTCGTTGATCTTGATCGGCGTGACCTCATCCGTGATCTCACCCGGATCGTTCGGTCCTTTCAAGTCGTGCGTACGGAACGTCCACGCCACTTTCAGATTTCTGACGTTCTGCGGAGTCACCTGCCTGAGCGGTGAGTAGCGATCGCCGAACTGGGTGCGGCCATAGGCTCCCCAGTCAGAGTCCGCCACCTGCCCCGCGTCGCCGGGAACCACATCCGCTGTCGCCTGTGGCAGACTGCCTGCGATATCCTGAGGATCCTGCGTCAGGGCATAACCGAAGATCACGATACCGGTGACAATGCCCGCGGCCAGAGGAGCACGGGCCGCCTGCGCGCCGCGTCCGAGGTGACGGGTGATGAACGGCAGAAGCAGCCACACCCCGAGAGGAAGGATCAGGTCGCCACGCGGCGCCAATGTCCAGAAGTCGAACCCGGCTTCAAGCACCGCCCAGATGAGCGTGGCGAAAACGATGAGCGTGTAAAGCCACAGCGCCGCTGCATTGCGCCTCCACAAAAGAAAGGCGGTCAGAAGAACCGCCACACCGCACGGCGCATAAAACAGCGACCCGCCCAGAGCGGCCAGCCACAATCCGCCACCGGCAAGAACCAGCCCCAGCAGGGCGGTCGCAAGCACAGTGACGACGAACATTCCTCCGGACCTGTCAGAACGCGTTGTCATGAATTCGGGACCTCTTCGATGTGCATCACACATGGCATTCATGCACAAACAGATGAGACTGCCTCCGGTTGTCAACGAAAAGCCGAAAAACCTCAGCTGTGGGATTTGTCCGGACTTTCCCCTATAAGCGCCGCCTTACCCGTTCAGCGCTGCCCTTCCTGCCGCCTGACGCCGCATGGATTACGGCTCATGTCTTCGTCTTCAGTCTCTTCTCCGGCAGTAACCACATCGTCCAGTGTCCTGTCCTTTTCGCAGATTCGCATTCTGGTTCTGGCGTCGCTTGGCGGTGCGCTGGAGTTTTATGACTTCGTGATCTTCGCGTTTCTGGCCAAGCTCATCGCATTGCATTTCTTCCCGGCCAGTCAGGCTGCATGGCTCAGACAGACGGAAACTTTCGGACTGTTCGGCGCGGGATATCTGGCCCGGCCCCTCGGTGGGCTCATCATGGCGCATTTCGGCGATCTTGCCGGACGCAAGAAAGTCTTCACCTTCAGCGTGCTGCTCATGGCGCTTCCCACGCTGATGATGGGCCTTCTGCCCGGCTATGAAACGCTTGGGCCGGTCGCGCCCCTGCTCCTGCTGCTCCTGAGGGTGGCTCAGGGCGCGGCCATCGGCGGCGAGGCTCCGGGCGGCTGGGTGTTCGTCGCCGAACATGCTCCGCCGGGGCGTGTGGGCCTGGCGACGGGTCTTCTCACTGGCGGGCTGACCGGTGGCATCCTGCTCGGGTCGCTGGTTATTCTGACACTGAACGCGGCGCTTGCCCCGACTGCCGTGAGCGACTGGGGCTGGCGTATTCCTTTTATTGTCGGAGGAATCTTCGGAATTGGCGCGATGATCCTGCGCCGCTGGCTGGATGAGACGCCGGTGTTCCGTGAAATGCACCAGCGCGCCGAAACCGCCTCTTCCCTGCCCGCCGGCATTCTCCTCCGCGATCATCGCTTTTCCATCCTGTGCTCGATGCTGACCACATGGACCCTGACAGCGGCGATTGTCGTGCTGATCCTGATGATGCCGCCTTTGATGCAGACCTTGCATCATATCCCGGCTTCCGAAACCATGCTGGCGAGTCTTGTCGCCACCCTCTGCCTTACAGTTTCGGTCATTTCGGTGAGCGCCCTGACGGACAGGGTTTCCCTGAGCATGATGGGGTTCATCTGTGGACCATTGCTCGCTGTCGGCGCCTTCGCGCTGTATGGCCTGCCAGAGCAGTTTCCACACTCCCTGCCCGTCCGGGCCGGACTTGCCGGGCTCTGCTGCGGTTTCGTGGGACTGGTCCCGGTTGGAATGTTGCGCGCCTTTCCAGCGAAAGTGCGCTTTTCGGGGGTTTCTCTCGCCTACAACATCGCCTACGCGATTTTCGGTGGCCTGACGCCCGCCGTCATCTCCTCACTCACTCCCTACACACCACTGGCTCCCGCGATTTATGTCACGTTTGCTGCGATGGCGGGATGCGCGGGACTATGGCTGATGTCCGGTCGACAGCAGAACCGCCTCGCCCCCCGGACCCTTTCCGCATGAAGACTGCCGGAACGGCCTGACCGTCACGACCATCCGGCGTCCTGTCTGTTCCTCACACAGGATGCCGCCCGGGTAGTATCCTTATCGGTCAGGACGAACCCGGACACAGGATTTACGTTAAACTGACACAAATATTGTGTTCTGTTTTGCCCGACAGCCCTGTTCACAGCCTTTACGGACTCCCATGACCGGTCATTCCCAGTTCAGCCGCCACAGAAAACTGTTCATCGGCCTTGGCGCTCCGGTCGTGCTGATCCTTCTGCTCATCACGTTCTGGTCATGGGACTGGTTCGTGCCTCTGGTCAATCGACAGGCGACCGCGCTCCTCGGACGCAGGACCACCATTGAACATCTGCATGTCAGTGTCGGTCTCGTGCCGAAAGTGCGTGTTGACGGCGTGAAAATCGAACAGCCCGATGCTTTCGGATCAGACACGACGCCATTTTTCACGGCGGACCATCTGCTGGTCAGAATACGCCTGCTGGCGCTTTTCCACGGTCGGACGGAATTGCCCCGCATTGCGGTCGATACCCCCAGAGCGGACATTCAGCGGCGTCAGGACGGGAGCAACAATTACACGTTCACTTCCGACAACGGGAAATCCGCAGCCGACAGCAAAAAAGACGCTGTCACCCTGCCCGACATTGAAGAGTTCGATATCCGCGACGGCCATCTGCATGTCCGGGACCAGAAGCTTCGCGCGGATATGACCGCTCAGATGCACACTACCCCGCCGACCTCCGACAACGACCGTGGCACGTTCATCATGGATACGACCGGACGCTATGCCGGACAGCCGATCAGCAGCCATTTCGTCGGTGGGGCGCTCCTGTCGCTCCAGAATGTCAAAACGCCCTACCCGATCAATCTGGACGTCAGGAACGGTGCCACCCGGGTAACGCTCAAGGGCAGCGTGAACAATCCGCTGGCTTTTGAAGGAACGCAGCTTGTCCTGCATCTGTCCGGTCCTGATATGTCGCTGCTCTATCCCCTGACGGGCGTGCCCATCCCACAGACTCCGTCTTACGACATTCGCGGCAAGCTGGATTATGACCAGCAGCATATCGCTTTCAAAAGCTTTACCGGCCACATGGGTTCCAGCGATCTGAGCGGCACCCTCACCGTCGATCCGCATCAGGCTGTGCCTTTTGTTGAGGCATCGCTCCGCTCACATCGCGTGGATATTCAGGATCTGGGCGGGTTTATCGGCGCGAAGCCGGGTGACAGGACCGTCTCAGAGCAAAAGGCGGACGCCCGGAACCCGAATGTCCTGCCGGATACACCGATCAATGTGCCCCGGCTCCGCGCCGTCAACGCCCATGCCACCTATAAAGGCGAGCACATCCAGAACAGGCAGCTTCCTCTGGATGATATCAACGCGGAATTCACCGTTCAGGACGGCGCGATTGATGTGAAGAAGCTGAATTTCGGTGTCGGCACAGGCACACTGGCCAGCAGCGCGACATTGACGCCGGTGGATGACAGGAACTTTGCCGTCAAGGCCAAGGTGGATTTTTCCCGCATTGATCTGGCCCATATCATCCGCACCGCCACTGGCGCTGGCGCGCAGGGGGGCGTGATCGGCGGTCGTTTCAGCCTGACATCCACCGGCAACTCGGTCGCGTCCCTCATGGCGGGCGGCAATGGCGGCCTTACTCTGGTTCTGGTGAAGGGCGGCGATATCTCGGCGCTCATTCCCGCGGCTCTCGGACTGCAACTGGGTAACGCCGTGCTCTCGGCGCTCGGTCTTCCGTCCCGTTCTCAGGTGGAATGTTTCGTGACCGACATGCCACTGCGTAACGGCGTCGCCAGCACCCGCTCCATGCTGCTCCGCACGGAGGACACACGCACGCTCGGTCGTGGAGACATCAATTTCCGGACCAATAAAATCGACTATTCCCTGACGACCCGTTCGACCGGCTTCACCATCCTTTCCTTCCCGGGGGCCATCAACATCACAGGCCCCCTGAAATCGCCGACCGTGCTGCCCGGTGCGGAAGTTCTCGGTCGCGCCGCAGCATCCGCCGGGCTTGGCTTCGTGTTTCCGCCACTGGCGCTTCTGCCGACCGTGCAGTTCGGGGTGGGCAAGGGTTCGCTCTGTGAAAAGGCCCTACAGGAAGTGAATAGCAACCCCGCTTCTGGCAAGGCTCCGGGCGGTGTGGAAGAGAATGCCGCATCCAGTGGCGCCCCGGCAGCCAGCGGCGGAAAAATGAGTCCGGCTGAGGTAAAGGCCGCTTGGAAGAAAAAGCTGAAACCTTAGAGCAACATTCGATCAGACGGAATCGTCTGGTCCGATAAAGTTGCTCGATAAACAATGAGTTGGAACGACATCCGTGATCCAGTCTGAACGGGTGTCGCTCTAAGAATTCATTGACTTGTCAGGATGACGGCACAAAAGGCTATCCACAGACAGGTCATGAACCTGCCGCGTCACAAGAGGTCACAACACCCCGATGCCTTCTCCCATTGCGACATCCGCCCGGCAGGATGCTTCAGCGCGTGTGCGCCGCACCACGCTCTTTCTGGCTCTGGCCGCTGGTCTCGCGGGACTCATGTTCGGGCTCGATACCGGGGTCATTGCGGGAGCTCTGGGATTTATCCGCGACGAGTTCCGGACTAACGACCGCACGACGGAATGGATCGTGTCCTCGCTCATGCTGGCGGCGGCTTTCGGCTCGGTGCTGGCGGTTTTCATTGCTGACCGGTGGGGACGCAAGGGAACCCTGCTGGTTGCAGGCGGCCTGTTCCTGAGCGGCACCGGCCTTTGCGCACTGGCGAACAGCGTCAGCATGATGATCGGCGGACGCGCCTGT harbors:
- a CDS encoding penicillin-binding protein activator; amino-acid sequence: MDRTCRFLSREAADTKIHGCDVTMRPVGKRNVTRSILRHTSRNLARHLSGVALLALAACSSGGTSGPGGLAGSDQTVSAPNVGVLLPLTGANGVLGNEMLAAAKLALSKQSGTLPPPKLDIHDTARAGGAAQAMQAAIASGDGIVLGPLTSVDTASISPMALRAGIPVIAFTSDLAQARLGVWVFGITPQQQVSRLVDAARQEGRHHFAAFLPDTPLGHAMGDALVRSCREGSLADPLVVYHAGGSEAIRSGLATLSAYDSRVATASGQTTGPAQDLPEDLAAALSSASKASVKADAQSPGDPKASPPEQAAKATPSDTSSSTLSAPPFDALLLADTGLALKNVIDALKANQVCSSDVRLMGPGLWGAFAGKLGAVAGAWYAAPDPAARTLFVQQFSAQNHRVPKPLADLSYDAGTLAQSVYTATGGRGYPVDLLTQPQGFSGVDGAFTLTGDGQTVRRLGIFEIQSGGGARILPAHKSAAPAPGAS
- the fumC gene encoding class II fumarate hydratase; protein product: MNDTFTIRDIPIGVNAEGVRVEADSMGKIGVPAQHYWGAQTQRSLVHFSIGRDVMPIELCRAYGVVKKAAALVNLAEDRLPQWKADAIVRACDEVIEGRLDSEFPLFVWQTGSGTQTNMNTNEVIANRAIQLLGGEIGSKKPVHPNDDVNMGQSSNDSFPTTMHVVTLLEIENTLIPRIEALVGAIRSKSEQWMDVVKVGRTHLQDAVPLTVGQEWSGWAQQLEDALDALKASIPGLAQLAAGGTAVGTGLNAPSGFSRAIAAKIAELTGKPFVTAPNKFAALGGLDAMVRASAGLRGLAVVLMKIANDMRWLGSGPRCGLGELHLPENEPGSSIMPGKVNPTQCEAMVMIATQVMGNDAAVAFAGAQGNLELNVMRPVVVSNVLHAIRILADGCHNFRIFSVDGTTLNEKNLQKYIEDSVMLVTALNPAVGYDKAAAIAHRAMEKGETLREAALASGVDEETFNRYVNPKLMVGRGLEGA
- a CDS encoding globin-coupled sensor protein translates to MTSDHKVLDIDSRLSFLGLGKAELDQLEGLVGVISRALPRALNDFYIRISETPEVAHFFTSEEQKADASSKQYQHWRKIVTGRFGADYFRDVERIGVTHARIGLDPRWYIAGNSLIIEYIVEAIVQEDWPKVVGGGFVRKPRITGNEKKLARDLGLLVKATMLDMELAVTSALNELEKQRKMAKQEQEEALEMLAIALERVAEGNLVQSVDAKLWEKSPRLGSAFEKLLNGLGGLISSVRETAEKVESDGRAVGEASRKVAQQMTVQVSGLDTIVHTIEDVTVSVKKVADQTVNADKAVKSCCKEAERGQEIVSDASVAITKISVSSGQISQIIGMIDEIALQTNLLALNAGVEAARAGDAGKGFGVVAQEVRALAGRSADAAKQIKSLVSLSVRDVEEGVKLAGAAGSAIGNTRSSVESVGGLIGQIAEASATQATRVDEISRDTLRLAQDTKRSASVLHNTIKIGQELEVSSSQLLQLVTNFKLRNSANEHTSALSAVEWS
- the rsmI gene encoding 16S rRNA (cytidine(1402)-2'-O)-methyltransferase, which produces MRLRHVRSEEETDEDEPAAPKKGGLLTLVATPIGNLGDLSPRAVQAMRSADLVLCEDTRVTARLFTEHNISTRAEPLHEHNERQRVPGLIDRLLGGQQIALVSDAGMPLLSDPGYRLVRAAIDADITITAVPGPNAALTGLVLSGLPPHPFLFVGFAPPRSAARKESFATLHAAERAGLRATLIWHEAPHRLAEMLSDLKDIFGADRSAVVARELTKRFEEAKRGTLGALASFYAETVARGEITVLVGPFDELEQDADTLDDQLETALASQSVKDAAALVAKANGLPKKTVYARALELMALRQKNGD